Part of the Spinacia oleracea cultivar Varoflay chromosome 5, BTI_SOV_V1, whole genome shotgun sequence genome, GCATTGAACAATCGGATTTACTCCTTACTGAGTTACTGTTTTATTACTGGTTGCTGATGTTTAAATTTGTTGGTTTTTACAGCCTGAACAAATCTTCATGTCATGAATCAATACGCAACAAGTTGTTCGAAGCGAAATGAAACTCAGAAGATTACCCAGAGTTTTGACAGTATCAGAAAAGtagatggttttttttttagttatttGTAAGTTATTAATCCAGTAGAAGAGCAAAGTGGCTGCTGTATCATGTGAGCTTAATTCCAGCCAATCCAGCCATATTGCATTTTGTACATGCCTACTGACTAAGTGACTAGTGACTATTGTGATAGTGTAATGATCCATTACCCTGATTTTGTATAGAGATTTTCAACTGATTATAATGGAATCCATTGATTATGTCTAAATTGTCTGTGTCAAGTTCTTTAATTTCCCATGAAGTTTTATATGCGCGGACTATTTTTGGCATACCAAAGTTGATTTAACCCACCAAAGTTGATTATGGAACACCACTGTGAAATGCAGTTTTGGCCATTAAAATACTCCATATCTGATGGAAAACCTTGCTTTGGGGGCATCATCAAGGATTATAGTAGTATTTTCTACTTATCAAAAGAAAGTAAATAGGAAAAATTATAATTCATGAATAGGTTGATAATTTTGATATGGACATAATGACTTAGAGCTGCAAGTCTGCAACATAATTTGTTGCACAATTGACTTTTCAATAAATGTGGCACGACTTCGTAGTGTCAAAATTTACCAGAAGATATATGGCCCTAATTAGCACAGTTGGATTTTCTAGGGGCATTGTGCTTCGTTTTGTTTGACATGTTTATTACTTCGTACTTTAATATCAGGCCATCAAATGCGTATACCTTATTATGTATTTCGTAGAAAAAACCCGAGCATGACTCAAATAATACTTAAATTTCCAGTTATTTTAGGTAGTTTCGAGTCAGCCGACATTTAATAACACCTCGGACATTGTCCTGATCAACTATAGCCCGACCCGACCCAAAAATGTACGAGGTTAGACAACCTCAAATAACCTTTTTAGACCAAGCCCGGGCCTAGGCCAAAAAAATCCCGTTTTGGAGTGAAAAGCCCGCATCAAATTTATGAATTTGGGTATGAGTTTTAGTGTTGAAACCCAGCCCGGCCCGGCCCAAATTTGATCACCTCTACTGGTCCGACATTTCTCGCTCAATCGTTATGCAAAGAAGACTACTATGGTCAGATTGGTCACCCTCTCAAATGCCACCAACCTCACAGAAAGCGTGGTAGCCATACTCGACAACTGCAAATCTCTCAACCATCTCAAACAACTCCAATCCTCTCTCATAACTCTTGGCCAATCCCAAGCTCAGTTCTTCGTCTTCAGACTCATTCGTTTCTGCACCCTTCGTCTTTCCAACCTTCAATACGCGCGTTTGATTTTTGATCATGTCAATTCCCCCAATGTATATCTCTGTAGCGCAATCATCAACGCTTATGCTTCTGAATCCCACCATGTTGAAGTTCTTACATTGTATAAGAACATGGTTAACAATGGCCGACGTAGGCCGAACCATTTCATTTACCCTAGTGTCCTAAAATCAAGTTCTGAAGTGTTTGATTCTTATGGAACGAAAATGGTGCATACCCAGATTTTTAAAACAGGTTTTGGATCGAACCCTATTGTTCAAACTGCTCTTGTGGATTGTTATACCAGGTTTTGTTCGGATGTTGGGACTGCACGTCAACTGTTTGATGAAATGTGTGAGAGAAATGTTGTTTCTTGGACGGCTATGATATCTGGGTATGCAAGATTAGGGGAGATGGGGAATGCGATTCTTCTGTTTGATGAAATGCCTGAAAGGGATGTTCCTTCCTGGAATTCTATAATTGCTGGGTGCAACCAGAACGGGTTGTTTCCAGAGGCGATTTATTACCTTAGAAGAATGTTGGGCTCATTCGGGTTGCAGCTTAGACCAAATGAAGTTACTTTAGCTTGTGCTCTTTCTGCTTGTGGGCAAACGGGTATGCTTCAGCTTGGGAGGGAAACCCATGGATACATTCATAGGAAGGGCATTGGTTGTGATTCGTACATGTTGAATGCATTGATTGATATGTATGGGAAATGTGGTTGTTTGAATGAAGCAAGACGAGTTTTTGACTCTACCCTGGATAAAAGCTTGACATCTTGGAATTCTATGATCAATTGTTATGCACTTCATGGACAAAGTAGGAATGCACTTGATGTTTTTGATGAAATGATGCAAACTGGCAACGATGTCAATGTGAGACCTGATGAAATCACTTTTATTGGCTTGTTGAATGCTTGTACTCATGGAGG contains:
- the LOC110784355 gene encoding pentatricopeptide repeat-containing protein At1g33350, yielding MVRLVTLSNATNLTESVVAILDNCKSLNHLKQLQSSLITLGQSQAQFFVFRLIRFCTLRLSNLQYARLIFDHVNSPNVYLCSAIINAYASESHHVEVLTLYKNMVNNGRRRPNHFIYPSVLKSSSEVFDSYGTKMVHTQIFKTGFGSNPIVQTALVDCYTRFCSDVGTARQLFDEMCERNVVSWTAMISGYARLGEMGNAILLFDEMPERDVPSWNSIIAGCNQNGLFPEAIYYLRRMLGSFGLQLRPNEVTLACALSACGQTGMLQLGRETHGYIHRKGIGCDSYMLNALIDMYGKCGCLNEARRVFDSTLDKSLTSWNSMINCYALHGQSRNALDVFDEMMQTGNDVNVRPDEITFIGLLNACTHGGLVEKGYYYFGLMTEFYGIEPQIEHYGCVVDLLGRAGRFEEVMDIISKMKVKADEVIWGSLLNGCKIHGNAHLAEFAIKKLIEIDPNNGGYLSMLANLYVGLTKWDEVRGVRKMLKERDAQKIPGCSWIEVDCRIHQFRSADKTHPRTEEIYNILESLFDFINQGLLLDHVCDENINLTYRFC